A stretch of the Aphis gossypii isolate Hap1 chromosome 2, ASM2018417v2, whole genome shotgun sequence genome encodes the following:
- the LOC114127765 gene encoding mitochondrial tRNA methylthiotransferase CDK5RAP1, with protein MILKKINVAHRYCRLILKHKSIVLLHTTNNVKYCSSTIKKKNEYKFNGPSLKDFIAKDLPQEQTELVNNEDKIPYVDDMVDFGQNRKVYIEVYGCQMNVNDAEIVWSILQNEGYIKTNSVNEADVVLLVTCAIRDGAENKIWTRIKQLRSVKRWRGKLDPLKVGILGCMAERLKEKLVNDTRGAVDLVAGPDSYRDLPRLLAKTEAGQKAINVLLSFDETYAEIKPVKLNEDNVTAFVSIMRGCDNMCTYCIVPFTRGRERSRPVESILDEIKYLSDKGFKEVTLLGQNVNSYRDLSSSSYFMPSNNTLASGFKTVYKEKKGGVRFAELLSRVSDIDPEMRIRFTSPHPKDFPDEVLDVILEKPNVCKNLHLPAQCGNTEVLEKMRRGYTRESYLTLAQHIRDRLPGVTYSSDFIAGFCGETDEQFEDTISLMETVKYHNAFLFAYSMREKTTAYRRYNDDVPNEIKVERVKRMFSVFRRDAEILNRQFVDTEQLILIEGESRRGPTQLCGRTDGNIKVIIPNTNLPIEESSFNQDIKPGDYVTVKIIESNSQVLKGKPLRHTSLQEYEKIRQNSLKSKNVSF; from the exons atgattttgaaaaaaatcaatgtggCTCATCGATACTGCAGATTgattttgaaacataaaagTATCGTATTATTACACACAACAAATAATGTGAAATATTGTAGctcaactataaaaaaaaaaaatgaatataaatttaatggtcCCAGTTTAAAAGATTTCATTGCAAAAGATTTACCTCAAGAACAAACTGAACTTGTAAATAATGAAGATAAAATTCCATATGTGGATGATATGGTCGATTTTGGACAAAATAGAAAag tatatattgaAGTATATGGTTGTCAAATGAATGTTAATGATGCCGAAATTGTATGGTCTATATTACAAAACGAaggttatataaaaacaaacagtgTTAATGAAGCAGACGTAGTTTTACTTGTAACATGTGCTATTCGTGATGgtgctgaaaataaaatatggacaCGTATTAAACAATTACGGTCAGTTAAACGGTGGAGAGGTAAATTGGACCCATTAAAAGTTGGAATTTTAG GATGTATGGCAGAacgattaaaagaaaaactggTGAATGATACAAGGGGAGCTGTGGATCTTGTAGCTGGTCCTGATAGTTACAGGGACTTGCCAAGACTTTTAGCAAAAACTGAAGCTGGACAAAAAGcaattaatgttttactatCATTTGATGAAACTTATGCTGAAATAAAACCAGTTAAGTTAAATGAAGACAATGTTACTGCATTTGT ATCTATAATGCGAGGTTGTGATAACATGTGCACTTATTGTATTGTTCCTTTTACCAGAGGCCGTGAACGCTCTAGACCTGTTGAATCTATATTAGatgaaatcaaatatttatcagaTAAAGGCTTTAAAGAAGTAACTTTATTAG gtcAAAATGTAAATAGCTATCGAGATTTGAGTTCTTCTTCATATTTTATGCCTTCAAATAACACATTAGCATCAGGATTTAAAACTGTTTACAAAGAGAAGAAAGGCGGTGTTCGATTTGCTGAACTATTGAGTAGAGTATCTGATATTGATCCGGAAATGCGAATAAGATTTACTTCACCACATCCAAAAGATTTTCCTGATgaa gtTTTGGATGTTATTTTGGAGAAACCTAATGTATgcaaaaatttacatttacctGCTCAATGTGGAAACACAGAAGTCTTAGAGAAAATGAGAAGAGGTTACACTCGTGAATCATATTTAACCTTAGCTCAACATATAAGAGATCGATTACCTGGTGTAACATATTCTAGTGATTTCATAGCTGGGTTTTGTGGTGAAACTGATGAACAATTTGAAGATACTATTAGCTTGATGGAAActgtaaaatatcataatgcaTTCTTATTTGCTTACAGTATGAGAGAa aaaacAACAGCATATCGTCGTTATAATGATGATGTtccaaatgaaataaaagtaGAAAGAGTAAAAAGAATGTTTAGTGTATTTAGAAGAGATGCAGAAATTTTAAACAGACAATTTGTTGATACTGAACAGCTTATTTTGATTGAAGGT GAAAGTCGTAGAGGTCCAACTCAACTATGCGGACGAACGGAtggaaatataaaagtaattattccAAATACCAATTTACCAATTGAAGAATCTTCGTTTAATCAAGACATTAAACCTGGCGATTATGTTACAGTAAAG ataattgaaTCGAACTCACAAGTTTTAAAAGGCAAGCCTCTGCGACATACAAGTCTCCaagaatatgaaaaaataaggcAAAATTCATTAAAGAGCAAAAATGTCAGTTTTTGa
- the LOC114127764 gene encoding WASH complex subunit 5: MENNPCGLALLQIVSRGNAIIAEILRLKDYIPPVYRLNSKQDLQKYGQIILDFSYFNNSNEIENKIESNPALKDLNEELKENNLEIINQFYFLFENVYKYIRDLNEYLDEVEEGSYIQHTIETMFLTVEGKQLLCESLYLYGVILLFIDIYIEGMIRERLLVAYHRYNAQDYNSENPIDDICKLLRSTKQNSAKSISSYPENYFKRVPVNKNLINLSIGRLRSDDIYNQLSSYPNPDHRSIALAGQAAMLFVCLFFKPKILHEESAIMREIVDKFFPDNWVVNVYMGVTINIIDAWEAFKAAKAAVNNTIQPVELSRLASSRSVNLQKIIIEIKKILGNPNIEKKILDNINSVMNLCRSCNVLLRWYLLHTSTTHLLSENTKKSKLICDQIYNQSLYNDGLIFDLLITTAEFELKIKDTFKSLLDEKEARWLKRKDDCVERMNELSEIFSGLTTMSRVKKKENLQIWFINIGKQIEKISMEDELVTSRKITQIIKALDEVQEFHQLANNYQVSQTIKDTHTYLREMMKTISVKDNVLIDLQIIGDFSYAWYHIDRFTGLMQNTIKEEPSFVIKLRATFLKLVSCMEVPLIRINQSGSENLMSVSKYYSNELIEYIRKVLHIIPKTMFKYMTKIATLQTDVIKEIPTRLEKDKLNDYAQLDERLEVAKLTYAVSVLTEGVLCMKSTLVGVVEIDPKQLLEDGIRKELVHHIAVALHNGLIFNPKAKTSELLPKLDALSNTMTGYRRSFEYIQDYIGIYGLKIWQEELSRIIGYNVEMECNSFMRAKILDWQSVYQNKVIPVPSFEPCDIQSMTFIGRLARELIRITDPKVAVYKEQTTAWYDYKTNEEIINIRFYSNIINSINVCGLTGLDKLIGFMIVSELKKLLDYLQTNIIKDRECLQILGTISKELTSNDNIINNPIKTYQKYCSKFQKVLPAILDSITRIGQLQIIRKQIFFELEVSCKLNAGNLFDCLDAMNKAVLNEVKAHFRDPENKPYPADDNPLLPELSKMLDWAGIGNPYSKIYITTNATQYTSLIAFILTISQFSKLQYIENLDLLMWKKIGDPVDGAPLYIGVQTFLKQFHPDITTQYLEYLAQYIKSIINHCTKSIEKLDIPNEYYITQFYVERFIFVGELNQQMFMKMVPHFLTDTLENLKDLSIK; the protein is encoded by the exons atGGAAAATAATCCTTGTGGCTTGGCATTGCTGCAAATAGTATCTAGAGGAAATGCTATTATTGCTGAAATATTACGACTTAAAGATTACATACCTCCAGTCTATag ATTGAACAGCAAGCaagatttacaaaaatatggacaaataatattagatttttcatactttaataattcaaatgaaattgaaaacaaaattgaatctaatcca gccttaaaagatttaaatgaagaattgaaagaaaataatttggaaattattaaccaattctattttttatttgaaaatgtttataaatacatacgtgatttaaatgaatatctcGATGAAGTTGAGGAAGGGTCATATATTCAACATACTATTGAAACCATGTTCCTTACTGTTGAAGGAAAACAACTATTG TGTGAATCGTTGTATTTGTATGgtgtcattttattatttattgacatttacaTTGAAGGAATGATTAGAGAGAGACTGTTGGTAGCTTATCATCGTTACAATGCACAAGACTATAATAGTGAAAATCCAATTGatgatatttgtaaattattacgtTCTACAAAACAAAACTCAGCTAAATCTATATCATCATATccagaaaattatttcaa acgagtaccagttaataaaaatttaattaatttatctattggAAGATTAAGATCAGATGATATTTACAACCAATTATCATCATATCCAAATCCAGATCATAGAAGTATTGCACTTGCTGGTCAAGCTGCAATGTTGTTTGTGTGTTTGTTTTTCaaacctaaaatattacatgaGGAGTCTGCTATTATGAGAGAAATAGTTGACAAATTTTTTCCAGATAATtgg gTTGTTAATGTCTACATGGgtgtaacaataaatataattgatgcaTGGGAAGCTTTTAAAGCAGCTAAAGCCGCtgtgaataatacaattcagcCGGTAGAATTAAGTCGTTTGGCAAGTTCACGTTCTGTGAATCTTCAG aaaataataattgaaattaaaaaaatacttggaaatcctaatattgaaaaaaaaatattggataaCATTAATTCTGTTATGAATCTTTGTCGGAGTTGTAATGTTCTGTTAAGatggtatttattacatacttcAACGACTCATTTAc TTTCAGAAAACACCAAAAAAAGTAAACTAATCTgtgatcaaatttataatcagaGCTTGTATAATGATGgtctaatttttgatttattaataactactgcagaatttgaattaaaaataaaagacacCTTTAAAAgt ttattagatGAAAAAGAAGCTAGATGGCTTAAACGGAAAGATGACTGTGTTGAACGAATGAATGAATTGTCAGAAATCTTTTCAGGTCTAACAACTATGTcacgtgtaaaaaa aaaagaaaatttacagatttggtttattaatattgggaAACAGATTGAAAAAATTTCTATGGAAGATGAACTTGTTACTAGTAGAAAAATCACTCAAATTATCAAAGCTTTAGATGAGGTTCAAg aGTTTCACCAACTTGCCAATAATTATCAAGTTAGTCAAACGATTAAAGATACACATACTTATCTTCGTGAAATGATGAAAACCATAAGTGTCAAGGATAATGTTCTCATAGATCTTCAAATCATTGGAGATTTTAGTTATGCTTGGTATCATATTGATAGATTCACTGGTCTGatgcaaaatacaataaaagaaGAACCTTCATTTGTGATCAAACTTCGagcaacatttttaaag ttggtGTCATGTATGGAAGTACCTCTTATACGTATTAATCAGTCTGGTAGTGAAAACTTAATGTcggttagtaaatattattcaaatgagtTAATAGAATACATACGTAAAGTACTGCATATAATACCTAAgactatgtttaaatatatgactAAAATAGCAACTCTACAAACAGatgttattaaagaaataccCACTAGATTAGAGAAGGATAAACTTAATGATTATGCACAACTTGACGAAAGACTTgag gtAGCCAAGTTAACTTATGCTGTGTCTGTGCTGACAGAAGGTGTTTTATGTATGAAAAGTACTCTAGTTGGTGTTGTGGAAATTGATCCCAAACAACTTCTTGAAGATGGAATTCGGAAAGAGCTAGTGCATCATATTGCAGTAGCGCTCCACAATGGTCTTATATTCAACCCTAAagcaaaa ACTAGTGAGTTATTACCTAAGCTTGATGCACTTAGTAACACAATGACTGGTTATCGTCGTTCATTTGAGTATATACAGGACTACATTGGTATATACGGCTTAAAAATATGGCAAGAAGAATTAAGTAGAATCATTGGTTATAATGTTGAAATGGAATGTAATAGCTTTATGCGagcaaaaatattagattggCAAAGTGTTTACCAGAATAAGGTTATACCTGTTCCATCATTTGAGCCATGTGATATTCAATCTATGACATTTATTGGCCGCCTTGCTAGAGAATTGATTCGCATTACTGATCCAaa AGTAGCTGTTTATAAAGAACAAACTACTGCATGGTATGATTATAAGACAAATGAGgagattattaatataagattttattcaaatataattaactcaaTAAACGTTTGTGGACTTACTGGCTTAGATAAACTCATTGGATTTATGATAGTTTCTGAACTTAAG aaaCTGTTGgattatttacaaacaaacataattaaagATAGAGAGTGTTTACAAATTCTTGGTACAATATCAAAAGAATTGACTtcaaatgacaatattataa ataatccaattaaaacatatcaaaaatactgctcaaaatttcaaaaagtacTTCCCGCTATTTTGGATTCTATCACTAGAATTGGACAGCTTCAGATTATACGcaagcaaatattttttgagctTGAAGTCTCATGTAAATTAAATGCtggaaatttatttgattgctTAGATGCAATGAACAA agctgtattaaatgaagtaaaagCACATTTTAGAGACCCGGAAAACAAACCATATCCAGCTGATGACAACCCACTTTTGCCAGAATTGAGTAAAATGTTGGATTGGGCAGGAATTGGAAAtccatattcaaaaatttatataactacaaaTGCTACTCAATACACATCtttaattgcatttatattaactatttcacAATTCTCAAAACTGCAATACATAGAAAATTTAG atTTATTGATGTGGAAAAAAATTGGGGATCCTGTTGATGGTGCTCCATTATACATAGGTGTGCAGACATTCCTAAAACAATTTCATCCAGACATAACTAcacaatatttagaatatttagctCAATATATCAAATCTATCATAAACCACTGCACcaa GTCAATTGAAAAACTTGATATACCTAATGAGTATTATATCACTCAATTTTATGTGGAAAGGTTTATTTTCGTCGGAGAATTAAATCAGcaaatgtttatgaaaatgGTACCACACTTTTTAACTGAtacacttgaaaatttaaaggatttatcaattaagtaa